The DNA region aaaccccgtctctaacgGGAACCGCAGGCTTTGGAAAACAAAAAATCAGGCATCGTTTACTCGTTgtgtggcgtgttgttgttgtttggactgaacatggctccgcCCCCAGTTCCTCACAGgttcggctttcactggagattttcgtcggccaccgacccaaggagcgtctGAACCCCTTCAAAAGCCCCTGGGGGGAACGCTATGAGCCGCCgctgttacagcagctttcacgttTGTTGTTATCTGACTCTgattttacaagcggtgagtttgtgctggagctctgcattttgaggtgattgacaggtctctggccaatcagagctctgcagggtttacacctcccCTGCTCAGCTCGTTGGAACCGTAAGCAAGTAGGGACTGAAAAAGAACCCGGTTCCAGAGCCAGATTTGACCAGTGAAGAGGTAATAGAGCtgagtcgagtcgtgtaggttccatgtagtggaaaagcacccaaacattgcagtgagggtttgatggcagcCATGTAACCTCAGTGAGAGCAGGTTCTGAGACATGGATCCCGAATCATCCCAGACATTATGAAGGGAGCATATGAGGGGAACCagccattcatccatccatctgcTGCTCCACCAGGATTCACACTTCTCCATTTGAACCCAAGCAGCCGGATCCTTGTCTCCCGTGTGAGGAGCCGATGACCACACTCTGCGGATTAGCAGAGATTCGTCTCGGTTCGTAAACGGGTTCGCGGTGTGGACGATGACGCAGCAGTGGTGAAGGGAAGTGTCACAGTTCTCAACCCCTCAGATTCAGCACTGATTTATATGAGTCACATTTAGAGATTTGAAATAGTCTTTTAATTCTCTTTCACCAGTGAGACCCACTcttcatgaaagtaaacacagagcgaaagtgctacaaaactaaacagctcgagttacacatgagtttctgtgggaattcaaacagtgaataaacacttacagacaatttacacttcagacaccaacaagatacagtcacttcttactcacacacaccgctccaccttaaaagatacagtcgcttcttactcacacactgctccaccttaaaagatacagtcgattcttactcacacacaccgctccaccttaaaagatacagtcgcttcttacaaaaacacaccgctccaccttaaaagatacagtcgcttcttactcatacacaccgctccaccttaaaagatacagtcgcttcttactcacacacaccgctccaccttataagatacagtcgcttcttactctcacacactcctccaccttaaaagatacagtcgcttcttactctcacacactcctccaccttaaaagatacagtcgcttcttactcacacacactgctccacattaaaagatacagtcacttcttactcacacacaccgctccaccttaaaagatacagtcacttcttactcacacgcaccgctccaccttaaaagatagttgcttcttactcacacacaccgctccaccttaaaagacacagtcgcttcttactcacacacaccgctccaccttaaaagatacagtcgcttcttactcacatcgctccaccttaagacacagtcgcttcttactcacacacacagctccaccttaaaagacacagtcgcttcttactcacaccgctccaccttaaaagacacagtcgcttcttactcacacacactgctccaccttaaaagatacagtcgcttcttactcacacacaccgctccaccttaaaagatagtcgcttcttactcatacacagcgctccaccttaaaagacacagtcgcttcttactcacacacaccgctccaccttaaaagacagtcgcttcttactcacacacaccgctccaccttaaaagacacagtcgcttcttactcacacacaccgctccaccttaaaagacacagtcgcttcttactcacacacaccgctccaccttaaaagacacagtcgcttcttactcacacacaccgctccaccttaaaagacacagtcgcttcttactcacacacaccgctccaccttaaaagacacagtcgcttcttactcacacacacaccgctccaccttaaaagatacagtcgcttcttactcacacacaccgctccaccttaaaagatacagtcgcttcttactcacacataccgctccaccttaaaagatagtcgctccttactcacacacaccgctccaccttaaaagacacagtcgcttcttactcacacacaccgctccacattaaaagatacagtcacttcttactcacacacaccgctccaccttaaaagatacagtcgcttcttactcacacacaccgctccaccttaaaagatacagtcgcttcttactcacacacaccgctccacattaaaagatacagtcgcttcttactcacacacaccgctccaccttaaaagatacagtcgcttcttactcacacacactgctccaccttaaaagacacagtcgcttcttactcacacacaccgctccacattaaaagatacagtcgcttcttactcacacacactgctccaccttaaaagatacagtcgcttcttactcacacacaccgctccaccttaaaagatacagtcgcttcttactcacacacactgctccaccttaaaagacacagtcgcttcttactcacacacaccgctccacattaaaagatacagtcgcttcttactcacacacactgctccaccttaaaagatacagtcgcttcttactcacacacaccgctccaccttaaaagatacagagtgGACTCCAGGTGGAGGCGGAATAACAAAAATGACTGGGACAATAATGTGGaatgaaataaatcaatttattttccatttacaCAACATCCTCAAAACAAAGCAATAACAGAGATCCATTTTGAAAACTACATTCTTCTTAATAATTAAAGAAAGAGGAGAGTGGCACTGCACAGCAGTAAATCGGCACGGTTCCATTTGCCCGTTTAAGCCGGGTTTAGTTGAACGCTCCCGGGTCGACGTAAGCGTACGCCTGGAAATCTCCGAGTTTATTCCCGTGTTCATCGTAGTGGAACTTTCGGAAACACTGATCACAGAACAGACATGGCTCCATCGGAGCCAGAGCATTGTTCATAGTGATCCATCTGCCACAGAACGAagagacaaacaaataaacatttaacaactcctcctcctcttctccacagaggaACACCGTTCTGGGTCTTAGTGGTAGTTTAATGGTAGTTAATGGTGTTTATCTGCTATGGATGTGGCTGTACCACTGTACGATGACAATAAAGGTGTCCATTGGCAGATGGTTATAATAATGCTTCATTTATGTTAAACCAGCCACTGCAGTAGGACCCTGTCTCTCTCGgtaaaaacatgaaaactaTTCAAACCTTTACTGATATGTTGAATAATCTCATATTTTGTTGAACTACAAGTTTCCATTCAAACATTTCACACGTGTTTTCCACAGTAAAGAAAGTTGGgcagaaataaatgtgagtaagTGGGGTTTTGATTTGCTACAGTTCTGTAAATAAACTTCAGATGACTCCCGTGATCAGAGACagcattcttctctctctctatctctctctctccatttctctctctctctccatttctctgtctctctctctccatttctctctctctctccttctctgtctctctctccatttctctctctctctctccatctgtctctctgtctctctctctctctctctctctctctctccccatctctctctctctctctctctctctccatttttctctctccatctctgtctctctctctctctctctctctctctctccccatctctctctctctctctccatctctctctctctctctctctctctccatctctctctctctctctctccatctctctctctctctctctccatttttctctctccatctctgtctctctctctctctctctctctctccatctctctctctctctctccatctctctctctctctctctccatctctctctctctctctctccatctctctctctctctctctctctctctctccatctctctctctctctctctctctccatctctctctctctctctctctctctctctctctctctctctctctccatctctctctctctctctctccatctctctctctctctctctctccatctctctctctctctctctctctctctctctccatttttctctctccatctctgtctctctctctctctctctctctctcttcacttttTCAAATTTCCCATAAACTCTGTGGATGGAAAGCCCAGTAAAGCCCTGTGAAGTAAGAGGAGTCCCACACCGCTGACCTGCTGATGtaaaggtgacacacactgcaCTTCCTGGTCACCactctgtgtttgtgagtgaggaGCGGGTACAGAGTCCGGTCCAGACAGTCGTCTCTGTGCACCAAtctataacaacaacaaaaccacagTCGATCATGTAGAGGCATTAAATAAAATCTACTCTAAACATCAGCGTTATCAACAACAGACTCAGAACTAGGTTATGGTCTGGAGCTTTACAGCGCTGCAGCTGGCACAAGGCATTGAGCGGAGTGACTTGAGCAGCAGAGCTTTAATAAGCCACACATTCAATAAAACAAGGAAAGGGACAGAGTTAATCACCTGACGTCAGTGAGGATGACCACATGCTCGCAGTCTCCTTGGTGACAGTAAAGGTACGGATACCCCACCTTCATCCTCAGGTCATAGAAGCTCGTGTCCTCCATCTTCGCCGTCTTAAACTCGGGGAAGTCATGAGTCTTTGTCCACTCTCGTGTGACCCTTTAAACAGAAGAACATAACATTGCTGTAGTGGGATGCTCTTGTACCCAGGAGGTCCAGCACTCAGCCACTCCTCATTATGAGCCGCTGCTGATAGAACACCACTGGAGAGCTCAGCACACAGCAGAAGAGCGCAAACTGttcagatctgtcacatcagccgaCAAACACCTGCAATAGAGGCATTTCTGGGAGAAAAGGTTTGTAAACTTGAACAACTTTTGTCTTTGAAGAACTAAAGGTTCAAAATAATACGAGAACtgtctgaatttttattttagttagtGTCGAGTGGgttgagtgactgtctgtgaggagtgtggtgtgttctccctgtgtctgcgtgggtttcctccgggtgactgtctgtgaggagtgtggtgtgttctccttgtgtctgcgtgggtttcctccgggtgactgtctgtgaggagtgtggtgtgttctccttgtgtctgcgtgggtttcctccgggtgactgtctgtgaggagtgtggagtgttctccctgtgtctgcgtgggtttcctccgggtgactgtctgtgaggagtgtggtgtgttctctctgtgtctgcgtgggttacctccgggtgactgtctgtgaggagtgtggtgtgttctctctgtgtctgcgtgggtttcctccgggtgactgtctgtgaggagtgtggtgtgttctctctgtgtctgcgtgggtttcctccgggtgactgtctgtgaggagtgtggtgtgttctccctgtgtctgcgtgggtttcctccgggtgactgtctgtgaggagtgtggtgtgttctccctgtgtctgcgtgggtttcctccgggtgactgtctgtgaggagtgtggagtgttctccctgtgtctgcgtgggtttcctccgggtgactgtctgtgaggagtgtggtgtgttcttcctgtgtctgtgtgggtttcctccgggtgactgtctgtgaggagtgtggtgtgttctccctgtgtctgcgtgggtttcctccgggtgactgtctgtgaggagtgtggtgtgttctccctgtgtctgtgtgggttttcttccgggtgctctgttttcctcccacgctccaaaaacacacggtggtaggtggattggagactaaaactatccgtaggtgtgagtgcgtgtcgccctgtgaaggactgttgcaGATTGTTTGCTATGTTcagatctttttatttttttccattttaggATCAtaatttttctcattttaaaactgctgtGTAAACACCCTGAATAAACAGGAACACCACATGGTACATGTTTAAACGAACAGTAAGTCATATTGACTGCATTATCAGCTTGAAAATGGCCAGCACCTTGAGCAGCGATGGGGAAGAGGGAGGGATATTATCCCAGAGAATGAAACCAGTTCTCAGAAACCAGGCAACAGAACAATAACGCACAGCAGGGCACGTACATAGACACACAGCCGTATTTATAACTGTGTGTACGTTAGCCGGATGTGGACTACAGCTCACAAGAGTCACTTAACAGTCAGAAATTGAGCAAATCCAAGTCCTCTCCAACACTGAGGACAGCAGCCTTTGACGTTGTGTCCGTTTCAATCGCATTATCTCTGGGGCGTCTAGTGGCGGAACCTCTCATGAGTTACAGTGAGTCTACAAACCTCCAACTACCTTCAAACACACATTCCACACACTTCTCAGCAGCAGACTAACCCTTGTGATGCAGTGTGGGACGTTTGTGGGAAAACGAGACCGAGACTGTGACCCAAAGCGGACACTTCTTCAAATCCATTTCTCACAGTGTTCACAAGACTCCGATCTGACATTTGAGCAAAGCTTGAGCTTTAAAAGACGCTCACTTCTAATGTCCACAGTCTCCACATTAAAGCTGCTCAGGTTCAGGCCTCTGCTGGGGTCTCTGGGGTCAGAGGTTAGATTCTGGTTATTGACAGGTCCATGGCATGTAAAAGAGGACGGAGAGCACAGTGCTGCAGCGGCTGCAActgaacattaaacattaacTGTGTTTATACGTGGTTTAAAATCACAAGATAGGACTGGACAATGACAGAACTCTGATATCgagacaaacaacaaaaaaggcacagaaaaactcttaaaaataaacaaggaacATGACGTCACCGTCACACGGAAACCTCTTGACTTTGGCAATATTCATATTCTTAAACGAACTTAAAAAACTGAGGGCAGTGCTCTGTAACGGCCGCCAGTCAGTGACAgacgctgtaaataatgtgcacTGAAATTCTACAAATCTGTTTAAATATATCACTGTTATTGAATTATCATCCACCCCCAACACAAGAGTACAACATTCATCACCAGCAATATTCTCCTAATGTGTTTCAACCCAGTAACACCAGCCGCTCCCTGAAGCCTGttcaaccaatcagaagcaCCCAAACACAGAcgtgctgtgacatcacaatggtAGGTTGTAAACAGCTCTCTGACATAGTTTTTTCAACTAAACTTAAAAATGGACCAATTCCAAATAAATCTTCACCAGAACTATGTTTTTACTGAATATTCTCCACCGTTATTATTCATCTCCAGCTCCTCACAGCAGCGTGTCTCCCCCCAGAGGAGTGGAGGTGATCGGGGCTACGTCTGAGACATGAGGCTGACCCACCGCTTTTTCACAAACTGCCACAAACCCAACAGATGTGTCACAAACCCAACAGTGTCCCACAAGAGCTAGCACCATGAGCTGAGAGATGGTGGAAGGGGGGGGGTCACCCAGAGTACAATAGGGtcacccctttcacacatgtgcAGTAATCCAGAAGTGTTCCAGAGTATTCtccaaggagctgtgtgtgtgtgagagaatttgTCCCGTACATTACCGGGACTTTACCCTCCTCTCGCCCTGGTAAAGACTCCAGGTGAATTCCGAGGCAGTGTATGTGAGAACGGTGCgggaaatgttccggagtttcgCCTGCACAGGCTCTGCCCCCACGCCTAAATCACGGGTTTCATTTCCTGTTGCGGGAGCACATCTCCCGCGAAAATATCCCGCTGCATTTGAGAACGACCGCTCCGGGACATCTCCTGACCCGATACTCCAGAGTTTCTCCAGAAGCCTCTCCAGGGATTTTGACCACTCGAGAAAACACTGCACGGTGAAAACGACGAGTTTCCGTAATTATGATTGACTGAACCCTCGGTGTCCTTAAccagtgtgtgtctgactgattTAACTGTGACAGAGTGGGGCAGGCTGGGTTTACCTGCTGATATCACGACATTCTGGAAAGCGCATGTCGTTAAAGAAGGTTCCCTCGAAGAAGAAGAAGGCAGACTTGTAGTGATCCTAGGAAAGAAAAGATGGAAATAGTTTTCGTTGGTCTCTGCAGCTTTGTGTTTGCTCAGTCCACCCACTGTGCCCTAAATCAATGTgtattttatcagaaacacattaCAGTGCTCCCTTTCCACTGTAGAGTAATGGAGGTAAATCCTACAGTGAGTGCAGATATGAGATAAAAGCTTTTTCTAAAACAGTTAACTGCCTTTATTCAGCTGCTTCTGTCTAATATCTTCACTGATCATTTAAATCCTTTAGAAATAATGAAGTATCTTAATTAACTTCCTACTAGTAATGTGTGAGAGAACGTGAAGGAGGCCGTACTTTGCTGATGAACTGAGGAACGATGTCGGGATTACTGCTGAACTCTCCAAACACCTGAAGATCACTGACACAGCAGATAGCGTCCCTCAGCTCCGTCAGTCTCTGAGATCCCAGCACACGCAGGGTCTGATAGGCTCTCTTGTAtttaaactacacacacacacacacacacacagagagaaaaccagTGCTCTGTTACTTAGAAAACCAGTTCACACACAGTCTAAAGATTACAGGATTAATTAATTGTTAAGATCAATAGAGATCTGTGGTTAAAGTCAGGGTTCAGTGACTAAGAACATATGAGAATGCTCTATTTACAGTCATCTTCTGCCTCAAGTTCTGACAAACACCTTTAAAATGCTCGTGTCCGTCTCGGTGtagttctctgtgtttgtgtggtgtttgtctCCGGAGCTCTTACCCTCTCAAAGAGCACAGGGTACACGATATTGAACACGAGAATGATTTCTCCCTCAGGAACAGAGTTGATGGGGTCTTCAGGGCCCCTGCCCACAGCCAGCATCTCCTACagcaacacaaaacacacacatcaccagCTTCcacactgtcctcctccctccatCCACGACTGAGGGGCCCTCGAGCACGGCACCGGAcgcacaactgctccccaggcgccgggggatggctgcccgctgctctgagtgtgtgttcacagcccctagagcactagtgtgtgtgtgtgtgtgtgtgccacagatgggttaaacgCAAAAGACTTTTTCGTTGTACGTTGCACAGAGTGGGTGACCATCCACAGAGCGCCCCCCGATGGAGAACACTGTActtagagctggacgatacgggcatacaatttatatcacaatatatttctttaattcggtcgatacgatataattctgatatcgatttgaacaaaaaaaaaaacaaacgcCAACAACTGACATCATcatcaaacaacaacctcttggctttgtcaatattaatataattaaaataactgtaaaatttaGTGAAATAAACTGAGGGCAGAGCCCTGTACTGAAGCCGGTCAGTGACAGacgctgtgaggagtgtggtgtgttctctctgtgtctgtgtgggtttcctccgggtgactgtctgtgaggagtgtgatgtgttctctctgtgtctgtgtgggtttcctccgggtgactgtctgtgaggagtgtgatgtgttctctctgtgtctgtgtgggtttcctccgggtgactgtctgtgaggagtgtgatgtgttctccctgtgtctgtgtgggtttcctccgggtgactgtttgtgaggagtgtggtgtgttctctctgtgtctgtgtgggtttcctccgggtgactatctgtgaggagtgtggtgtgttctccctgtgtctgtgtgggtttcctccgggtgactgtctgtgaggagtgtggtgtgttctccctgtgtctgtgtgggtttcctccaggtgactgtctgtgaggagtgtggtgtgttctccctgtgtctgcgtgggtttcctccgggtgactgtctgtgaggagtgtggtgtgttctccctgtgtctgtgtgggtttcctccgggtgactgtctgtgaggagtgtggtgtgttctccctgtgtctgtgtgggtttcctccgggtgactgtctgtgaggagtgtgatgtgttctctctgtgtctgtgtgggtttcctccgggtgactgtctgtgaggagtgtggtgtgttctccctgtgtctgtgtgggtttcctccgggtgactgtctgtgaggagtgtgatgtgttctctctgtgtctgtgtgggtttcctccgggtgactgtctgtgaggagtgtggtgtgttctccctgtgtctgtgtgggtttcctccgggtgactgtctgtgaggagtgtggtgtgttctccctgtgtctgcgtgggtttcctccgggtgactgtctgtgaggagtgtggtgtgttctccctgtgtctgcgtgggtttcctccgggtgactgtctgtgaggagtgtggtgtgttctccctgtgtctgcgtgggtttcctccgggtgactgtctgtgaggagtgtggtgtgttctccctgtgtctgcgtgggtttcctccgggtgactatctgtgaggagtgtggtgtgttctccctgtgtctgcatgggattcctccgggtgactatctgtgaggagtgtggtgtgttctccctgtgtctgtgtgggtttcctcgggtgactatctgtgaggagtgtggtgtgttctccctgtgtctgcgtgggtttcctccgggtgactatctgtgaggagtgtggtgtgttcttcctgtgtctgtgtgggtttcctccgggtgactgtctgtgaggagtgtgatgtgttctccctgtgtctgtgtgggtttcctccgggtgactgtctgtgaggagtgtggtgtgttctctctgtgtctgcgtgggtttcctccgggtgactgtctgtgaggagtgtgatgtgttctccctgtgtctgtgtgggtttcctccgggtgactgtctgtgaggagtgtgatgtgttctccctgtgtctgtgtgggtttcctccgggtgactatctgtgaggagtgtggtgtgttctccctgtgtctgtgtgggtttcctccgggtgactatctgtgaggagttggtgtgttctccccatgtccgcgtgggtttcctccgggtgctccggtttcctcccacagtccaaaaacacacgttggtaggtggattggtgactcaaaattgtctgtaggtgagagtttgtgagtgaatgtgttgccctgtgaaggactggcgccccctccagggtgtgttcccgccttgcgcccaatgattccaggtaggctctggacgaccaccgcgaccttgaactggataagggttacagataatgaatgaatgaatgtttaaaatcatATCGTTGCTACAGAAAACgtttatattgtgattatataaCGATAGTGaattatcgtccagccctaaatGCACTTACATCACGTTTACTCTTCACCAGAGTTTCGACACACCTTCGGACACGATGTACTCACCATTTCATTGGCGTAGAGGTCGTGTCTCCCCAAGTTTTCGCGTATCAGAGACTTTCTATAGTCTTGCTTCCTCTTCTGGAGTCTGAAACAAAGACTGAGTCTGTAATCCAAGTCACGGTGCACAGGTCTGAAGCGGTGCTGCCTTATTTCAGAGGGCGCCGATACTAATTTACATCACAATTAAGACTTGTGTTTTGAGGTCAAATGTCAAAACTACAAACGCAAAATTTCAGTTTCTCACATCGTAGCCATGCGACATAATCCCCTCCACACGAACCATTCTTATTTTACAGGTacgagaggagtgaaagaacagcgccttctcctccctcaacatccacgacAGGACAGTGTCAGTCTTCGTGTTATACATCCATCATTCCAAACGAGTCATTACTAAcgcatttattaatttacaccACATTTATTAGGAGCAACACAGTGAAAGCTTGGCCTCAGTTCTCCACAGAACCATCAGTGTGGACTCACTTTAAAGTCGCCAGCTGTGGATCTGGAGGAACAACATCTGGATCTGGAGCTTCACCTTCTGGATGACAGCGCAGGGAGTCAGGACTGGAAAACAGAGGGAGGTCGAAGaactatataataataataataataataataataataaatgcaatgttgtgtttgttgtttaccTACAGATGTGTTTGAGCTCGTGCAGTGTTTACTTGTTCCGTGTTGTTGTTTAAATACGTTCAGACAAGTTTGAATGTGTGCAGtgttgggtttgtttgtttgtttgtttgttgttgtttacctgTAGCTCTCTCTGAGCTCGTGCAgcgtttgttgttgtttacctgCATAT from Hoplias malabaricus isolate fHopMal1 chromosome 8, fHopMal1.hap1, whole genome shotgun sequence includes:
- the snapc3 gene encoding snRNA-activating protein complex subunit 3; the protein is MAEGGEDENVPVYENVFMNTKPFHIGTFRDLWISKLSPELFSFPRTEPEQDESAFQRETNIPPEILHELKEICSPDSLRCHPEGEAPDPDVVPPDPQLATLKLQKRKQDYRKSLIRENLGRHDLYANEMEMLAVGRGPEDPINSVPEGEIILVFNIVYPVLFERFKYKRAYQTLRVLGSQRLTELRDAICCVSDLQVFGEFSSNPDIVPQFISKDHYKSAFFFFEGTFFNDMRFPECRDISRVTREWTKTHDFPEFKTAKMEDTSFYDLRMKVGYPYLYCHQGDCEHVVILTDVRLVHRDDCLDRTLYPLLTHKHRVVTRKCSVCHLYISRWITMNNALAPMEPCLFCDQCFRKFHYDEHGNKLGDFQAYAYVDPGAFN